The proteins below are encoded in one region of Neodiprion virginianus isolate iyNeoVirg1 chromosome 7, iyNeoVirg1.1, whole genome shotgun sequence:
- the LOC124308853 gene encoding arylphorin subunit alpha-like, translating into MTKASKEFLVKQQKVFDLLWRVDQPELKPELYALGKSYKIEVDLNCYSNQDAVKELLALHQRGMLSRGKIFSIFHSHHLHEAIALFKVLYHSKDFDTFCKTAAWARIHVNEGMYVYAFSVAVIRYPETFRIRLPSLHELYPHLFFKNEVIRTAYDAKLYNDPTKTVASSDGAIIIPDNDSIPSSECCSHDEYKLRYFTEDVYSNEIHYFSQLSHPFWMKSGEFGPHFPKRGEVYFYALRLQLARYNMERFSNGLGEIEDFDWSYPIPHGYHPSMSYHNGLPVPYRSDDAMLPNHKLGLIKELRNLEQLFASAIDSGFVFRKNATFESIRTRSGIEVLGNLIQGNADSVNHDLYGNYELLARDVLGFSPAPRGKYDVVPSIMQVYGLSLRDPMYWSLVKRIMSYHKKFVSYLPKYTYKDLAFPDVKIESVAVDKVETYFDDVDYLISAAVKARNADDKTLIKARQYRLNHKPYTYHITVNSKAAIQGYFSIYMGPKYDFNHEEIDLSKNYDQFILLDAWGVDLQLGINKIKRSSAESEYVGCDPVSSDVFYREIERAITGETLYEIPKYPYRYPERLVIPKGSPEGVPFQFFVHVTPYAEKSMYHFHSAMFGDKKILDKPLGFPLDKPSNFNIADLPNAYLKEFKVYHKEESEISESA; encoded by the exons ATGACGAAGGCTAGCAAAGAGTTCCTCGTTAAGCAGCAAAAGGTTTTCGACTTGCTGTGGCGCGTTGATCAGCCGGAACTTAAACCTGAGCTCTACGCCCTGGGAAAGTCATACAAGATTGAAGTGGACTTGAATTGTTACTCAAATCAG GATGCCGTTAAAGAATTGCTGGCACTGCATCAGCGCGGGATGCTGTCTCGTGGAAAAatcttttcgattttccactCGCACCACCTGCACGAGGCCATAGCTCTTTTCAAGGTACTTTATCACTCCAAGGACTTTGATACCTTCTGCAAGACCGCCGCTTGGGCTCGAATCCACGTTAACGAGGGGATGTACGTCTACGCCTTCAGCGTCGCCGTAATCCGCTACCCCGAAACCTTTCGAATCCGACTTCCTTCTCTCCACGAGTTATACCCCCATCTCTTCTTCAAGAACGAAGTTATCCGAACTGCTTACGATGCGAAACTCTACAACG ATCCCACCAAGACCGTGGCGTCATCCGATGGTGCAATTATCATTCCGGATAATGATTCTATCCCGTCCTCGGAGTGCTGCTCCCACGACGAATATAAACTTCGTTACTTCACCGAGGACGTATATTCCAATGAAATACATTACTTCTCCCAACTTAGTCATCCATTCTGGATGAAATCTGGAGAATTTGGACCACACTTCCCAAAACGTGGTGAAGTATATTTCTATGCATTGAGGCTCCAACTTGCCCGCTACAACATGGAACGGTTCAGTAACGGCTTGGGGGAGATCGAAGATTTCGACTGGAGTTATCCGATCCCGCACGGTTACCATCCTAGCATGAGCTATCACAACGGTTTGCCGGTCCCTTACCGAAGCGACGACGCCATGCTTCCCAATCATAAACTCGGCTTGATCAAG GAGCTTCGCAATCTTGAACAACTTTTCGCGTCGGCAATCGATTCGGGATTCGTCTTTCGCAAAAATGCTACATTCGAATCTATTCGCACTCGAAGTGGTATCGAGGTTCTCGGTAATCTCATCCAAGGAAACGCTGACTCCGTCAACCATGATTTGTACGGCAATTACGAGCTGCTTGCTAGAGACGTGCTCGGCTTCAGCCCGGCGCCTCGTGGCAAATACGACGTTGTGCCGAGCATCATGCAGGTCTACGGCCTGAGCCTACGTGACCCGATGTACTGGAGTCTTGTCAAGAGGATCATGAGCTACCACAAGAA ATTCGTGTCATACCTGCCAAAGTACACGTACAAAGACTTGGCCTTCCCCGACGTAAAGATAGAATCCGTGGCTGTCGACAAGGTCGAGACGTATTTCGATGATGTCGACTACCTGATCTCGGCTGCGGTGAAAGCACGCAACGCAGACGACAAAACTTTGATCAAGGCTCGACAATACCGGTTGAATCACAAGCCTTACACCTACCACATCACTGTGAACAGCAAGGCAGCCATACAGGGCTACTTCAGCATCTACATGGGACCCAAATATGATTTCAACCACGAAGAGATTGATCTCTCCAAGAACTACGACCAGTTCATACTTCTGGACGCATGGGGCGTTGATC tCCAACTCGGGATCAACAAAATCAAACGCAGCAGTGCCGAATCTGAATACGTAGGGTGCGACCCAGTGAGCAGCGATGTGTTCTACCGGGAAATCGAGAGAGCTATCACGGGTGAAACCCTTTACGAGATTCCCAAGTACCCTTACAGATATCCGGAGCGCCTGGTCATCCCTAAGGGATCCCCGGAGGGTGTGCCCTTCCAGTTCTTCGTCCACGTTACTCCCTACGCCGAAAAGAGCATGTACCATTTCCATTCTGCGATGTTCGGAGACAAGAAAATTTTGGACAAGCCGCTAGGATTCCCGCTGGACAAACCGTCGAACTTCAACATCGCCGATCTGCCGAATGCGTACTTGAAAGAATTCAAAGTTTATCACAAGGAGGAATCGGAAATCAGTGAAAGCGCCTAA